In Leptospiraceae bacterium, a single window of DNA contains:
- a CDS encoding GIY-YIG nuclease family protein, with translation MSTDDIGKKITLFLREGFSRGIKGVNIDQWSGKCVAAPREKIGAVIADYLELKNACLYFLLHFSDEELEVYIGEADGFNERIVVHNNSENKDWYDTFVVFYSSDTSLTKAHIQYLESICVSEANKALKSKIKNRNSPQLPSIPEEDIPGLLVFFRNIKIILPLLGYEIFTEDLILSSKADKK, from the coding sequence ATGAGTACAGATGATATAGGAAAAAAAATAACTCTTTTTCTGAGAGAAGGATTTTCAAGAGGAATTAAAGGCGTAAACATTGACCAATGGAGCGGAAAATGCGTGGCTGCCCCTAGAGAGAAAATAGGAGCAGTAATAGCAGATTATCTAGAATTAAAGAATGCATGCTTATATTTTTTATTACATTTTTCAGATGAAGAGTTGGAAGTGTACATAGGAGAAGCTGATGGATTTAATGAACGAATTGTTGTTCATAATAATTCTGAGAATAAAGATTGGTATGATACCTTCGTTGTTTTTTATAGTTCAGATACTTCCTTAACAAAAGCTCATATCCAATACTTAGAAAGTATTTGTGTAAGCGAAGCAAATAAAGCTCTAAAATCAAAAATTAAGAATCGCAACAGCCCTCAATTACCATCAATACCAGAAGAAGACATTCCGGGTCTTTTAGTATTTTTTCGAAATATCAAAATCATCCTCCCACTGTTGGGGTATGAAATATTTACTGAAGATTTAATTCTTTCTTCTAAAGCAGATAAAAAATAA
- a CDS encoding DUF4357 domain-containing protein, which produces MLEDGSIKVLKDSKISDNNTNNFVQSSYSKLRKKLIDEHIISESNIFLQDYIFNSKSAAASVVSGNQVNGNLVWK; this is translated from the coding sequence TTGTTGGAAGATGGCTCTATTAAAGTATTAAAAGATTCGAAAATTTCAGATAATAATACTAATAACTTTGTGCAATCAAGCTATTCTAAATTGAGGAAAAAATTAATTGATGAGCATATTATATCCGAAAGTAATATTTTTTTACAAGACTATATTTTTAATAGTAAAAGTGCCGCCGCTAGTGTAGTATCAGGGAATCAGGTTAATGGTAATTTGGTGTGGAAATAG